Proteins from one Algicella marina genomic window:
- the gatB gene encoding Asp-tRNA(Asn)/Glu-tRNA(Gln) amidotransferase subunit GatB produces MTELTYSEPKPKVIAGTTDDWELVIGMEVHAQVKSNAKLFSGASTQFGAEPNSNVSLVDAAMPGMLPVINEYCVEQAVRTGLGLKAEINLFSQFDRKNYFYPDLPQGYQISQLYHPIVGEGEIIVDMEPGVARKVRVERIHLEQDAGKSIHDMDPEMSFVDLNRTGVALMEIVSRPDIRGPEEAAEYVRKLRQILRYLDTCDGNMQEGSMRADVNVSVCKPGAYEKFRETGDFSHLGTRCEIKNMNSMRFIQQAIEYEARRQIAIIEDGGTVDQETRLYDPVKGETRSMRSKEEAHDYRYFPCPDLLPLTIQQAWVDGIKAALPELPDQKKARFVSDYGMTEYDAGVLTAETANALFFESVAEGRDGKTAANWVINELFGRLNKEGLGVDASPVSAAQLGGIIDLIAKGDISGKIAKDLFEIVWSEGGDPAEIVEARGMKQVTDIGAIEAAVDEVMAANPDKVEQAKEKPSMAGWFVGQVMKSTGGKANPKAVNEIIRAKLGI; encoded by the coding sequence ATGACCGAACTCACCTATTCCGAACCGAAACCCAAGGTAATCGCGGGCACGACCGATGACTGGGAGCTTGTGATCGGAATGGAAGTGCACGCGCAGGTCAAATCCAATGCCAAGTTGTTTTCCGGAGCATCCACGCAATTCGGTGCCGAACCGAATTCCAACGTCTCGCTCGTCGATGCAGCCATGCCCGGAATGTTGCCGGTAATAAACGAATACTGTGTTGAGCAGGCGGTGCGCACCGGCCTCGGCCTGAAGGCGGAGATCAATCTCTTCTCCCAGTTCGACCGCAAGAACTACTTCTACCCCGACCTGCCGCAGGGATACCAGATCAGTCAGCTTTACCACCCCATCGTCGGCGAGGGCGAGATCATCGTGGATATGGAACCCGGCGTCGCCCGCAAGGTCCGTGTCGAGCGCATCCATCTCGAGCAGGACGCCGGCAAAAGCATCCACGACATGGACCCCGAAATGTCCTTCGTCGATCTCAACCGCACGGGCGTGGCCCTGATGGAGATCGTCTCGCGCCCCGACATCCGGGGCCCGGAGGAAGCGGCGGAATACGTGCGCAAGCTGCGTCAGATCTTGCGCTACCTCGACACGTGCGACGGCAACATGCAGGAAGGCTCGATGCGGGCCGATGTGAACGTGTCCGTCTGCAAGCCTGGGGCTTACGAGAAGTTCCGCGAAACCGGCGATTTCTCGCACCTCGGCACGCGCTGCGAGATCAAGAACATGAACTCCATGCGCTTCATTCAGCAGGCCATAGAATACGAAGCCCGCCGTCAGATCGCCATCATCGAGGATGGCGGCACCGTCGATCAGGAAACCCGGCTCTACGATCCGGTCAAGGGCGAGACGCGCTCGATGCGCTCCAAGGAAGAGGCGCACGACTACCGCTACTTCCCCTGCCCCGACCTGCTGCCGCTGACGATTCAACAGGCGTGGGTCGACGGCATCAAGGCTGCCCTACCCGAACTGCCCGACCAGAAGAAGGCCCGCTTCGTCTCCGACTACGGCATGACCGAGTACGATGCCGGCGTGCTGACGGCCGAAACCGCCAACGCGCTCTTCTTTGAGAGCGTGGCCGAGGGCCGGGACGGCAAGACTGCCGCGAACTGGGTCATCAACGAACTCTTCGGACGGCTCAACAAGGAGGGCCTCGGCGTCGACGCCTCACCCGTCTCCGCCGCCCAGCTCGGCGGCATCATCGACCTTATCGCCAAAGGCGACATCTCGGGCAAGATCGCCAAGGATCTTTTCGAGATCGTCTGGTCCGAAGGCGGCGATCCGGCGGAGATCGTCGAGGCTCGCGGCATGAAGCAGGTCACCGATATCGGCGCGATCGAAGCGGCGGTTGACGAAGTCATGGCCGCCAATCCCGACAAGGTGGAACAGGCGAAGGAGAAACCGTCGATGGCGGGCTGGTTCGTCGGTCAGGTCATGAAGTCCACCGGCGGCAAGGCCAATCCCAAAGCCGTAAACGAAATCATCCGCGCAAAACTGGGGATCTGA
- the cobS gene encoding cobaltochelatase subunit CobS codes for MADGSMELPSEPTVDISVREAFGIDSDMTVKGFPEGSDRVPERDSSYQFDCDTTLAILAGFKHNRRVMIQGYHGTGKSTHIEQVASRLNWPCVRVNLDSHISRIDLIGKDAIKLRDGMQVTEFQEGILPWALSNPVAIVFDEYDAGRPDVMFVIQRVLEVDGKLTLLDQNRVIHPHPYFRLFATANTVGLGDTTGLYHGTQQINQGQMDRWSLVATLNYLPHDAEVDIVLAKNPDMNTEMGRKTVSRMVTVADLSRAAFVNGDVSTVMSPRTVIAWAQNTAIFGDVGFAFRLTFLNKCDELERQTVAEFYQRCFDEELPESAASVSLG; via the coding sequence ATGGCTGATGGATCGATGGAATTGCCGAGTGAACCGACGGTGGACATAAGCGTTCGCGAAGCTTTTGGCATCGACTCCGACATGACGGTCAAGGGCTTCCCCGAAGGGTCCGACAGGGTGCCGGAGCGCGACTCCTCCTATCAGTTCGACTGTGACACGACGCTGGCGATCCTCGCCGGCTTCAAACACAACCGCCGTGTCATGATCCAAGGCTATCATGGAACCGGGAAATCAACCCATATCGAGCAAGTCGCATCGCGGCTCAATTGGCCGTGCGTTCGTGTCAACTTGGACAGTCATATCAGCCGCATCGATCTGATCGGCAAGGATGCGATCAAACTGCGCGACGGAATGCAGGTCACGGAATTTCAGGAAGGTATCCTTCCTTGGGCGTTGAGTAACCCCGTCGCCATTGTTTTTGACGAATACGATGCTGGTCGTCCCGACGTGATGTTCGTTATCCAGCGTGTTTTGGAAGTAGACGGCAAACTCACTCTGCTCGACCAGAACAGGGTCATCCACCCACACCCCTATTTCCGCCTGTTCGCCACTGCAAACACGGTAGGCCTTGGAGATACGACCGGCTTGTATCATGGAACGCAGCAAATCAACCAAGGCCAGATGGACAGATGGAGCCTCGTGGCGACGCTCAACTACCTGCCCCATGACGCCGAAGTGGACATCGTTCTGGCCAAGAATCCGGACATGAATACGGAGATGGGCCGCAAGACGGTCTCCCGTATGGTGACGGTTGCAGACCTTTCCCGCGCCGCCTTCGTGAACGGCGATGTTTCGACTGTGATGAGCCCGCGAACCGTGATTGCCTGGGCTCAGAACACGGCAATTTTTGGGGATGTGGGCTTCGCGTTCCGCCTGACGTTCCTCAACAAGTGCGATGAACTGGAACGCCAGACCGTGGCAGAGTTCTACCAGCGCTGTTTCGATGAGGAATTGCCGGAAAGTGCGGCCAGCGTCAGCTTGGGCTGA
- a CDS encoding BolA family protein, which produces MNTKETIEKKLSEAFSPVHLEVIDESEQHRGHGGYREGVATHFHVHIRASAFSGKSRVAAQRLVYSVLKAELDGDVHALALKVES; this is translated from the coding sequence ATGAATACGAAGGAAACGATAGAGAAGAAGCTGTCGGAGGCATTTTCGCCGGTGCATCTCGAAGTTATCGACGAGAGCGAGCAGCATCGCGGCCACGGAGGCTACCGGGAAGGCGTTGCTACACATTTTCACGTGCATATCCGTGCGAGCGCCTTCAGCGGCAAGAGCAGGGTGGCCGCACAGCGGCTTGTCTACTCGGTCCTGAAAGCAGAACTCGACGGTGACGTTCACGCACTGGCGCTGAAAGTCGAGAGTTGA
- a CDS encoding glycosyltransferase, producing the protein MNEKLPGGPTVLTVILNWRTPEMSIDSAASAVREMEGIAGEIIIVDNDSQDGSEEKMRAEVEACGWAANNRVRVLQSGLNGGFPYGTNFGMRAGLSDGSRPDYCYALNSDAFADEGSIRVLLQYLEEHPETGFAGSYIHGEDGEPHQTSFRFPTPLSEFEGAVQFGPVSRLLKNKAMVLPVLTETCRVDWLAGASLMMRDRILQEIGMFDETFFLYFDDPDLCGRALKAGWPTMYVHESKVTHLGSVSTGMKEWKRVPTYWLDSRLHYFVKNHGWGTLALATFLQVVGGGLANLRSALNGKKRNAPERFIRDLVSHDLKIAFGRMTKGQSAMPVPKAQQVNA; encoded by the coding sequence ATGAACGAGAAGTTGCCCGGCGGCCCGACCGTCCTGACCGTTATTCTGAACTGGCGTACTCCGGAGATGAGCATAGACTCCGCTGCCAGTGCGGTGCGCGAAATGGAGGGCATCGCCGGTGAGATTATCATCGTGGACAATGATAGTCAGGACGGCTCCGAGGAGAAGATGCGAGCCGAGGTCGAAGCGTGTGGGTGGGCGGCGAACAACAGAGTTCGCGTGCTGCAATCCGGTCTGAACGGTGGCTTCCCTTACGGCACAAACTTTGGCATGAGGGCAGGGCTTTCGGATGGGTCGCGCCCTGACTATTGCTACGCACTGAACTCGGATGCCTTTGCCGACGAGGGCTCCATCCGGGTGTTGCTCCAGTATCTGGAGGAACACCCTGAGACCGGCTTTGCCGGCAGTTATATTCACGGCGAGGATGGCGAGCCGCACCAGACATCTTTTCGGTTCCCGACCCCGCTCAGTGAGTTCGAGGGTGCGGTACAATTCGGACCGGTTTCCCGCCTGCTGAAGAACAAAGCCATGGTGTTGCCAGTGTTGACGGAGACCTGCCGGGTGGACTGGCTAGCCGGTGCCAGCCTGATGATGCGGGACAGGATTCTTCAGGAAATAGGTATGTTCGATGAGACTTTTTTCCTCTACTTCGACGACCCGGACCTGTGCGGCCGAGCGTTGAAGGCCGGATGGCCGACAATGTACGTGCACGAAAGCAAGGTTACGCACCTTGGATCGGTCTCTACTGGAATGAAGGAGTGGAAACGGGTGCCGACGTATTGGCTCGACTCGCGGCTGCACTACTTCGTCAAAAATCACGGCTGGGGCACCTTGGCGCTCGCGACTTTTCTGCAAGTAGTGGGTGGCGGCCTTGCAAACTTGCGGTCAGCGCTGAACGGCAAGAAACGCAATGCGCCGGAGCGGTTTATCCGCGATCTTGTGAGCCATGATCTGAAAATTGCCTTCGGACGGATGACAAAGGGGCAATCGGCGATGCCGGTGCCGAAGGCGCAGCAAGTGAATGCCTGA
- a CDS encoding J domain-containing protein — MNRRSPFEFDISVRADKKRRQRARGMSGAVETSSRACAKPGCESAGKFRAPKGPDNLDEFFWFCLDHVREYNQKWNFFENHSDEEMEKQFAADKVWERTTKPFKDPDGHPEGRAWQRFGFDDPLEVLGEKGTMNPNAGGSVSQRRLPATERKALTILEAHDHETKAEIRKRYKALVKVLHPDMNGGKRDDEERLAEVVWAWDQVKDSRSFKD; from the coding sequence ATGAATCGCCGCTCGCCCTTCGAATTCGACATCTCCGTTCGCGCCGATAAAAAGCGCCGTCAGCGGGCTCGTGGAATGTCTGGCGCAGTGGAAACGTCCAGCAGAGCCTGCGCCAAGCCAGGCTGCGAGAGCGCCGGAAAGTTCCGTGCGCCAAAGGGGCCCGACAACCTCGACGAGTTCTTCTGGTTTTGCCTCGACCATGTTCGCGAATACAATCAGAAATGGAATTTCTTCGAGAACCATTCCGACGAGGAAATGGAGAAACAGTTTGCCGCCGACAAGGTGTGGGAACGCACCACCAAACCTTTCAAGGATCCAGATGGACACCCGGAGGGCCGGGCATGGCAGCGTTTCGGTTTCGACGATCCGTTGGAAGTGCTTGGTGAAAAAGGCACGATGAACCCCAACGCCGGGGGATCAGTATCGCAGCGCCGCCTGCCCGCAACGGAACGCAAGGCACTCACGATACTGGAGGCGCACGACCATGAGACCAAGGCGGAAATCCGCAAACGCTACAAAGCCCTAGTCAAGGTCCTTCACCCGGATATGAACGGCGGCAAGCGCGATGACGAGGAACGTCTCGCGGAAGTTGTATGGGCGTGGGATCAGGTCAAGGACAGCCGCAGCTTCAAGGACTGA
- a CDS encoding DUF4177 domain-containing protein, translating to MQNFEYRVVSAPRKARRAKGAKTPQDRFARTLTDVINAEAENGWEYLRAESLPVEEKKGMLSSPTESYHSVLVFRRNVTAAPSPFRERLEPRATPPQAPRARPQKEQGVAKPMTLGPATED from the coding sequence ATGCAGAACTTTGAGTACAGGGTCGTCTCGGCGCCGCGCAAGGCGCGTCGTGCCAAGGGCGCGAAGACGCCACAGGATCGCTTCGCCCGTACACTCACAGATGTCATCAACGCCGAGGCGGAGAATGGCTGGGAATACTTGAGGGCCGAGTCTCTGCCGGTCGAAGAGAAAAAGGGCATGCTATCGTCGCCCACGGAAAGCTACCATTCCGTCCTGGTTTTCCGACGAAATGTCACGGCGGCGCCCAGCCCATTCCGCGAGCGATTGGAACCGCGTGCTACCCCGCCGCAGGCCCCTCGGGCCCGCCCCCAAAAGGAGCAGGGAGTCGCAAAGCCAATGACACTCGGCCCCGCCACCGAGGATTGA
- a CDS encoding MupA/Atu3671 family FMN-dependent luciferase-like monooxygenase, whose protein sequence is MSVMSCIVVGDESLLVQCSEVLLANGHTICAVVTHSDDIRAWADDRGLRVEAHGADLADRLGPVTCDWLFSIANLVLIPETVLSKATQGAVNFHDGPLPRYAGLNAPVWAILNGEAQHGITWHLIENGVDEGDILAQRIFDIAPDETALTLNTKCYEAAIESFDDVVSQLAGGAPSRQAQDLSQRSYFARDARPSAGGRIDFNADSGTIASLVRGLDHGGYFNPLTLPKVEIDGDLYVVTSASEAEPANAGQVPGTVRGASAETLEVATGQGTVQLSGLKTLDGRKADLKAIVSVGDVLPSLDQQVAEGLSQILRPAARSDGFWRRAFDNFSPIKLPTVAQGKGKGIGKISVQVPDGADLLPAVAVWAAQMVEEVSFGLAYVPCDPVGNDIAAPYVSPWVPLNVQTGTDTTGTVSFADLATALTSARADMKGKYPFARDLLLRAPELLGMAVPDIAFSNQDVTVDGAALTVCAGEVLELAYDIARVPEEMARVLAGRLEHVLKTTASGTVSATAIRHIPMLSEAERRQIIHDWNATTSPYPSDVCVHHLFEDQSAKTPDAVAVVFEAEALTYAELNSKANRVAHVLAEMGVERGSLVGLHTTRSLDLLIGALAIQKAGGAYVPLDPAYPADRVALYIEDSGAEVIIAQSELARHLPAHKAKVLEIDKDPRMASASDSNPESGVTSSDLAYLIFTSGSTGRPKGVMVEHRNVANFFTGMDERIPHEPAGVWLAVTSLSFDISVLELFYTLARGFKIVLSSDENRALASSGQIAITDRKMDFSLYYWGNDDGAGAKKYELLLEGAKFADRNGFCAVWTPERHFHAFGGPYPNPSVTGAAVAAVTENIGVRGGSCVAPLHHPARIAEEWAVIDNLTNGKAGMAIASGWQPDDFVLRPENTPPDNKPAMFDAIDKVRKLWRGEAVEFPKRDGTMHAVVTQPRPVSEEMPVWVTTAGNPATWKEAGAYGANVLTHLLGQSVKEVEEKIKIYHEALRDAGHEPAERTVTLMLHTFVGEDREVVRETAREPMKDYLRSAAGLIKQYAWAFPAFKKPEGATNAFDIDLGSLDQEEMEGILDFAFQRYFEDSGLFGTVQDCVARVESLKRIGVDEIACLIDYGIAVEDVMEGLKPLAEVLRLSNMTTEIAEDDFSIAAQILRHDVSHLQCTPSMARMLMMNDEARFALSRISTMMVGGEPLPGALVRDLKSATNARLENMYGPTETTIWSSTETASAEDGIVNIGTPIANTQLYVLDANRQPVPIGVAGELYIGGAGVTRGYWQRDDLTTERFLPDPFSEVEGGRMYRTGDLVRWRFDGKVEFIGRVDHQVKIRGYRIELGEIEARLEDIAGIRQAVVTAREDVPGNVRLVGYIRSDGPVAVEDVRAQLGTNLPDFMVPTHIVRLDDFPLTPNKKVDRNALPAPEERRAEQSEAAPEAPKNDVEAQIAEIWKRVLGVATVSSKDNFFDIGGHSLLAVQAHREIKMALNAPKLSITDIFRYPTLDALARHLGGELVGSAPAKAAVDVAPAADRANARADAMSRRRAMRARRHSGSGA, encoded by the coding sequence ATGAGTGTCATGTCTTGCATTGTGGTCGGTGACGAGTCTCTGCTTGTCCAGTGCAGCGAAGTCCTGCTGGCCAACGGCCATACGATTTGCGCAGTGGTGACCCACAGCGATGACATCCGTGCCTGGGCAGATGATCGTGGCCTGCGCGTGGAGGCACATGGTGCCGACCTGGCAGATCGCCTGGGTCCCGTGACCTGCGACTGGCTGTTCAGCATCGCCAATCTGGTCTTGATCCCTGAGACCGTGCTTTCGAAAGCAACACAAGGTGCTGTCAATTTTCATGATGGTCCGCTACCGCGCTACGCTGGCCTAAATGCGCCGGTATGGGCCATTCTTAATGGCGAGGCGCAGCACGGCATTACCTGGCATCTGATCGAAAACGGCGTCGATGAGGGTGATATCCTTGCACAGCGCATTTTTGACATCGCACCCGACGAAACCGCACTGACGCTGAATACCAAGTGCTATGAGGCGGCGATCGAGAGCTTCGATGATGTGGTCTCCCAACTGGCGGGCGGTGCTCCGTCTCGTCAAGCCCAAGACCTTTCTCAGCGCAGTTACTTTGCACGGGATGCACGGCCATCGGCGGGGGGACGCATCGACTTCAATGCCGATTCCGGAACGATTGCATCATTGGTTCGTGGGCTTGACCATGGCGGTTATTTCAATCCGCTAACATTGCCGAAAGTGGAAATTGACGGCGACTTGTACGTGGTCACTTCAGCCAGCGAAGCGGAACCGGCCAACGCCGGTCAGGTTCCCGGCACGGTGCGCGGCGCCTCCGCTGAAACACTTGAAGTGGCCACCGGGCAAGGAACGGTGCAGTTGTCGGGTTTGAAGACGCTTGACGGCAGGAAGGCTGACCTAAAAGCCATCGTCAGTGTCGGCGATGTGTTACCTTCACTGGACCAGCAAGTGGCGGAGGGACTTTCTCAGATCCTTCGGCCCGCCGCGCGCAGCGACGGATTCTGGCGCAGAGCGTTCGACAATTTCTCGCCGATCAAACTGCCGACGGTGGCGCAGGGCAAGGGCAAGGGTATCGGCAAAATCTCGGTCCAGGTGCCGGATGGCGCTGACTTGTTGCCGGCAGTGGCCGTTTGGGCGGCGCAGATGGTGGAAGAGGTTAGCTTCGGGCTAGCCTATGTACCCTGCGATCCTGTGGGCAACGACATTGCCGCGCCCTATGTCTCCCCGTGGGTGCCACTGAACGTGCAGACTGGGACGGACACGACCGGTACGGTATCATTTGCAGACTTGGCCACAGCGCTCACTTCTGCGCGTGCTGATATGAAGGGGAAGTATCCTTTCGCGCGTGACTTGCTGCTCCGTGCCCCCGAACTTCTCGGGATGGCGGTTCCCGACATCGCCTTCAGTAATCAAGATGTGACCGTGGATGGAGCGGCACTCACCGTCTGCGCCGGCGAAGTCCTTGAATTGGCCTATGACATTGCTCGCGTGCCGGAGGAGATGGCCAGAGTGCTCGCCGGCAGGCTCGAGCATGTACTGAAGACAACCGCCAGTGGCACAGTGTCAGCGACGGCTATTCGCCACATTCCGATGCTGTCGGAGGCTGAGCGACGGCAAATAATTCATGACTGGAACGCTACCACCTCACCCTATCCATCGGACGTATGCGTCCATCACTTGTTTGAGGACCAGTCGGCAAAGACGCCGGATGCCGTTGCCGTAGTTTTCGAGGCCGAGGCGCTGACCTATGCAGAGCTGAATTCGAAAGCAAATCGCGTCGCTCATGTGTTGGCAGAAATGGGAGTTGAACGAGGCAGTCTGGTTGGTTTGCATACGACACGCTCACTTGACTTGCTTATAGGTGCGCTCGCCATCCAGAAGGCGGGAGGGGCCTATGTTCCTCTTGATCCTGCTTACCCTGCCGACCGTGTGGCGCTCTATATCGAGGACAGCGGTGCAGAAGTCATCATTGCCCAATCCGAATTGGCGCGACATCTGCCGGCGCACAAGGCGAAGGTCCTTGAGATCGACAAAGATCCTCGCATGGCGAGTGCATCCGACTCCAATCCGGAAAGTGGCGTTACCTCTTCCGACCTCGCCTATTTGATTTTCACCTCGGGTTCTACGGGCCGCCCGAAGGGCGTGATGGTTGAACACCGCAATGTTGCCAATTTCTTCACAGGCATGGATGAAAGAATTCCGCATGAGCCTGCAGGTGTTTGGCTTGCTGTCACGAGCCTGTCGTTCGACATTTCGGTATTGGAACTTTTCTACACGCTGGCGCGTGGTTTCAAGATCGTATTGTCGAGCGATGAGAACCGGGCACTTGCGTCCAGCGGGCAGATCGCGATCACCGACCGAAAGATGGATTTCAGCCTCTACTACTGGGGCAACGATGATGGTGCGGGGGCAAAGAAATACGAACTTCTGCTTGAAGGCGCGAAATTTGCCGACAGGAACGGTTTTTGCGCGGTCTGGACGCCGGAGCGACACTTTCATGCATTCGGCGGCCCCTATCCCAATCCGTCTGTTACCGGTGCAGCCGTAGCTGCCGTTACGGAGAACATAGGAGTGCGTGGCGGTTCGTGCGTCGCACCGTTGCATCACCCGGCACGCATTGCCGAGGAATGGGCAGTGATCGACAATCTGACCAACGGCAAGGCGGGTATGGCCATCGCCTCTGGCTGGCAGCCAGATGACTTCGTGTTGCGGCCCGAAAACACGCCCCCGGACAACAAGCCTGCGATGTTCGATGCCATCGACAAGGTTCGCAAGCTCTGGCGGGGCGAGGCAGTGGAGTTCCCCAAAAGGGACGGCACGATGCATGCCGTTGTTACGCAACCGCGCCCTGTTTCCGAAGAAATGCCCGTATGGGTGACTACGGCCGGCAACCCCGCGACGTGGAAGGAGGCCGGCGCCTACGGTGCCAACGTTCTGACCCACTTGCTGGGCCAGAGTGTCAAAGAGGTGGAAGAGAAGATAAAGATCTATCACGAGGCATTGCGTGATGCCGGCCACGAACCGGCGGAGCGAACTGTAACACTGATGCTGCACACGTTCGTTGGCGAGGATCGCGAGGTCGTTCGTGAAACTGCGCGCGAACCGATGAAAGATTACCTGCGTTCGGCTGCTGGGTTGATCAAGCAATATGCGTGGGCATTTCCGGCGTTCAAGAAGCCGGAGGGTGCGACGAATGCTTTCGACATCGACCTCGGTTCCCTCGATCAGGAAGAGATGGAGGGCATCCTCGATTTTGCGTTCCAGCGTTATTTCGAAGACTCGGGTCTCTTCGGTACCGTGCAGGACTGTGTGGCACGGGTCGAAAGTCTCAAGCGAATTGGCGTCGACGAAATCGCCTGCCTTATCGACTACGGCATCGCTGTCGAAGACGTGATGGAGGGTTTGAAACCATTGGCCGAAGTGCTGCGTCTCTCTAATATGACAACAGAAATAGCTGAAGACGATTTCTCCATTGCGGCACAGATATTGCGCCACGATGTCAGCCACCTCCAGTGTACTCCGAGTATGGCGCGAATGCTGATGATGAACGATGAGGCAAGGTTCGCCCTGTCGCGTATTTCGACCATGATGGTGGGAGGAGAACCGCTGCCGGGAGCGCTGGTGAGAGACTTGAAGTCAGCAACCAACGCCCGGCTGGAGAACATGTACGGCCCCACAGAGACAACCATATGGTCGTCGACCGAGACCGCTTCGGCCGAGGATGGCATCGTCAACATCGGCACCCCCATCGCAAACACTCAACTATACGTGCTGGATGCCAACCGGCAACCGGTTCCAATCGGCGTCGCCGGAGAATTATATATCGGTGGTGCCGGTGTCACCCGAGGCTATTGGCAGAGGGATGATCTGACGACCGAGCGTTTCCTGCCCGACCCGTTCTCAGAGGTTGAGGGGGGACGGATGTATCGCACTGGAGACCTTGTACGCTGGCGTTTCGACGGCAAGGTGGAGTTTATCGGGCGTGTCGACCATCAGGTAAAAATACGAGGATACCGTATCGAACTTGGTGAGATCGAAGCGCGTCTGGAAGACATCGCCGGCATCCGTCAGGCCGTTGTAACTGCCCGAGAGGACGTACCCGGCAATGTCAGACTCGTCGGCTATATTCGCAGCGACGGGCCTGTGGCGGTAGAGGACGTCCGGGCGCAGCTTGGCACGAACCTACCGGATTTCATGGTGCCGACGCATATCGTAAGACTCGACGATTTTCCGCTGACGCCTAACAAAAAGGTGGACCGAAATGCTCTGCCTGCTCCGGAGGAACGTCGCGCTGAGCAATCGGAAGCGGCACCGGAAGCGCCAAAAAACGATGTCGAAGCACAGATTGCCGAAATCTGGAAGCGTGTGCTCGGGGTGGCAACTGTCAGTTCCAAGGACAATTTTTTCGACATCGGTGGCCATTCCCTACTTGCTGTGCAGGCGCACCGCGAAATCAAGATGGCGCTGAACGCTCCGAAACTGAGTATTACGGATATTTTCCGTTATCCGACGCTGGATGCTTTGGCGCGGCATCTCGGCGGTGAGCTAGTTGGGTCCGCACCTGCCAAGGCCGCAGTTGATGTTGCCCCGGCAGCGGATCGTGCAAATGCGCGGGCGGATGCAATGTCACGCAGGCGGGCGATGCGCGCACGACGACATTCCGGTTCGGGGGCCTGA
- a CDS encoding 4'-phosphopantetheinyl transferase family protein — protein MSDSLSISNCAKVARGLFPAEISVAATDPRREYEGLMAEEVKAIVRATPRRRREFVAGRVAARHAMSALGYGHNSVPSGSDRAPVWPPGLVGSISHTGSVCMSVVARSSTASAIGIDVETDEPLSQDLWDTVLTSSDQSMLRSFPRADRGRIAKIIFSAKECVYKCQYPISKKLFGFDMLNITLDMEGYRFWATLNDDVAPFSRGTSFAGNFALTDNVVITGMTLAPLAEARTAKNTMIYV, from the coding sequence ATGAGCGACAGTCTTAGCATCTCGAATTGTGCCAAGGTGGCGCGCGGCCTTTTCCCTGCCGAAATCAGCGTCGCTGCAACCGACCCCCGGAGGGAATACGAGGGGCTGATGGCTGAAGAGGTGAAGGCTATCGTACGTGCTACGCCGCGCCGTCGGCGGGAGTTCGTTGCAGGCAGGGTTGCAGCGCGGCACGCGATGAGCGCACTGGGCTATGGCCACAACTCGGTGCCTTCGGGATCCGACCGCGCTCCGGTCTGGCCTCCGGGCCTGGTGGGCAGTATCTCACATACCGGTTCGGTCTGCATGTCGGTGGTTGCGCGAAGCTCGACAGCATCGGCGATCGGGATTGATGTGGAAACCGATGAGCCGCTTTCTCAGGACCTCTGGGATACCGTGCTTACATCCTCGGATCAGTCGATGTTGCGTTCCTTCCCGCGTGCAGACAGGGGCAGGATCGCAAAGATCATCTTCAGCGCCAAGGAGTGCGTCTACAAATGTCAGTATCCCATCAGCAAGAAGCTGTTTGGGTTCGACATGCTGAACATTACCCTGGACATGGAAGGGTACCGGTTTTGGGCGACCCTCAACGATGACGTCGCACCGTTTTCGCGGGGAACGAGCTTTGCCGGCAATTTTGCGTTGACCGACAACGTAGTAATTACCGGCATGACTCTTGCGCCCCTGGCAGAGGCACGGACAGCCAAGAACACGATGATTTACGTGTAA